In Colletotrichum higginsianum IMI 349063 chromosome 1, whole genome shotgun sequence, the DNA window attgcaTTTTTAATTTAGGAATGTATTATACaaagttctctacttattagagtcctatatatattctattaTGTGCATTTAGGAATTAAttagctatttcttatatatcttcttattatagagggaactcttaattaattaaattaataacttatttaagaattacttcCTCTTTAGTTATAATTAtctttattaaatttaattattttTTAAATTGTATAATACATTTAGTGCATTAGTATTAGAGTATAGTTTAAGGGACCTTAAAGATTTAGGCTACTTTTTGTACAGACATTTTTAAGTTTTTTTTAATAGCCTAGAGGGTAAGAATAATGCAACTTTTAATTAAGGTAGTTTGCATAGTTGTAcgtagaggaaagttagtataaaggttaaagaggtagaaaggaggaaaggtagCCTACTCGCTATATTGGCCCACTCGCTATGCAGGTACATTACTTGTTTCTCATTTGCTAACCTGTTTTCGAAAACAACACTTGATTCACTATGAGAGACACTGGAATCTACTTGACCCAAGCACCTAAGCAAAGCCTCAGCATCTGAGCGAAAAAGGAAACAGAACCGTTCTTCTCTTCACCGCTGAAATTGAAGTAGTTGTCCCGGCCCACCCAAGGGTTGAGGTAGTTGTGCTGGTCGGCGGTGGGCGCCATGCTCATCTTCAAGAGTATGGcccggacggcgtcgaccgtCTTGAAGTCCAGCCCCGGCTCGAGGTTGATCTCGGCCTTGTTCGCGTCGTAGAACTGGTACAGGATGGCGACGACCGACGCGGCGATGGGCGTCGCGAACGAGGTCCCCGACATGGCGACCCAGAGCCCGGGGGACTTCTTCTTGTCCACCACCTTCAGCGGCGTCTCCCCGTCTTTGTCCCTCATGGCCTCGGGCCAGATAGACACGACGTCGTGGCCCAGGATGCTGAAGCAGTAGCTCTTTTCGAGGTCTGGGCTCGGGCTGAAGGAACACTTCCCACCCTGGTGGTCGGTCGCGAAGATCTTGAAGACTCCCGGGAACCGAGCCGGGAAAGAAACGTTGGCTTTTGAGTTCCCAAAGTTGCCCGCGGCCGCGAAGAGAATCTTGTTTTCCCAGTTGGCCCTGCCGATTGCTGCTCGGAATTCTTGGGTTTTGTACGTCCGGAACCCAAACGACATTGAGATGATGTCTGTGTCCCATTCCGTGATGGCATGGATGATTGCCTAGTAACTTGTTAGCCGGTGCCTCCTGTAGACACATTCGTTTGCAAAGGGCACCAGTCTCGGTGTCAGCCACTTACCTTTGTCACTTTCCCCTCCGCGTCGGGGTCCTTCATCAGGGAGGCCCGGGTCGTGGCCACTCGAGCTATGGAGAGCTCAACGAGTGGTGCGAGTTGAAGCACGATTCCAGCGATAAAAGTGCCATgcccgtcctcgtcgattGCTTCGGTGCTGGGGTTCTCCGTCACGAAGTCCTGAAAGAGAGCAACCTTTTTGTTTGCTGCTTGCCTGGAATCTTGCCATCGTCGCTTGATGACGAACGGATGGGTTCTGTCGAGGCCGGTATCGATGATGGTAACCCTGACTCGTTCCATGTTTTTGTCATGCTGAGGACTGAGAATCGTGTTGCGAGACCTGATGAAGTCCTTCATCCACTTCTCGCTGTTCCTACAAGTCATCGTTAACCACGGTGAAACAATAACCATCACTTTCGAACGAAGGCCAACTTACTGTATGCTGCTAAGGATACTCTCCGAATCGAAAAAGGCGGGCTCTGTATCTAAATGCATTGGTGTTTCTGCAGTTGTGAGTTTTGTCAGCTTCATCATCGCCCCAACAATATACTCCAAATGCCCCTGAAGACGTTGGATACGCACCAGGTTCTGACCACTCCGAATATCCTGTGTCCGTTCTGCTGATCCCTTGCTGAATCTCGAGATCTTGCAGCATATTTATCTCCCTCTTCAtagcctcttcttcttccgcctcCCTTGCGCTCTGTTTTGcatgctcctcctcctctctttgCCTATCTTCAAATTCCTTCTCCCTCATTTTctgttctctctcttcgtccAACCTTTTGAGACGATTTTCCTcatctcttctcttttcctcttcctcttctaGTCTCACCTTCTCCTCAtacctcctcctctcctcctcctccgccatccgCTTCTCTTCAATctcccttttcctcctttccTCTTCTTGTTCTAGTGCCTTCTGCTCTTCatccctcttcctcttttgGTCTTCCTCTAtcttcctctttttctcttcctcttctaACTTTTTaagctcctccttcttcctgtTTTCCTCTTCGTCCCTCTTCCTCTGCAAAGCCTCTTGGACCAATGAGTTCCACTGGTCCATAACCAGCCTCCTGCGGCAAGTGATGTTCCACCTGGCCGTCTTCCTGGCTTCTGACAACACCCTCTGCCATTTTTGCTTGGCCATTAGTCTGCGGCAAATGAGATGCCACTTGTCCCGAATCTGCTTCTTTCGTGGTAGGACATCCCTCCTCACTTCAGCGCGCACCTGTTCCAGGCACCGTCTCCATCTCTTACGAGCCAGAAGCCCTGTGGCTTTCCTCCACTCGTcttcgacttcttctcctATGCACACTGCCGTTTCGGACTGATCGGGATCCTCGGCGCCATACTCCCGTATCCGAGACTGAAGAGTGTCGTAAACCTCGTACCCGCTCTTTCGATCCTCCAGCTCCACGGTGAAGTGTTTAGTTGCCACAATCCCGTGGTATTGCATGTCAAGTAgttcctcgtcttccatgtcgtcgtcgattTGGACGAACGCCTGGAAACGAGTCCGATTCAGCTCGGCAAGCTCCAAGGGCTTTCGGTCTTGGTTTTTCAGCAAGGCTTTAGTGCAATGAAGGACATCATCAATGTCCTCGCCTCGTTTGTCGTTGGCTTCTTCATTCATGCTCTCCACGGCGAAGCCCAGTGCCTCGAAGTAGAGCTTCTCGGATCTCGCAACATCTCGTGtctcctcttctttggcGATCTCGATGAGCGAGGCCGTTAGATCCTGTCGGGCCCGCAGAATCATCGAAGAATTGGGGGACTTCTGGGATCTCCGAGCTTGAAAAACCTGTCGGTAAAATCTCTCGGCTTCACCATAGTTCTCCATGAGGAAGAAGCACTCCCCGAGATGGTGCCACGCTACTACGACGCCAGGGTCGTCGCGGGGGAGTTTCTTGACGACGTCCCACAACATCGCGTCCAGGATCAACTCGGCAGCCCTTTCTGGGTCAGCTTCTTTAATCTGGGAGGCCTCTCTGATAGCTCTATTGAAGTCCTGAAGACTGAGGTTCGTCCGGTTCTCAAGGCTTGAATGCTCTGGAGTGTTGTCGACAGCCTTTGGTTTGGAAACAGCCGGCATTTGTTGTGAACCCGAGTTTCCTACTGCCTGACGACTCGTATCTTCAGTTCTGATGCTTCGATGGGGTTTGACGTTTGTGTCACCCTCATTTGATGTATTTATCAAGGGCGCGGATAGAGCTTCGGAAGCTCTTAACGTAGGCTCGGCGCTCCGTCCTCTCGGCGTTGGATCTTCCGGGATATCTGTAGATAAACTGGATCCATTCCGAGAACCCGTCTCGAATGTCGATCCGTTGGTACTTGAGCCGGCCTGGTTGAAGCTTGAAGGTTGGCCATGATGAACATAGTGTTTAAGGAACGGAGGCTGCTGCGTGTCGCCGTTCCCCGCTTGAGTCGGCCACATTGCTGGAAATCGATGGAAACATGGACAGAGTGACGACGCGATAATGGTGGCCTTCGCGCCCCTTGTACTGTCAAAGCCGGCGACGTGATTAAAGATCTGCGCTGGGGTCTCGATCTGACAAGCAAAGGGTCACAAAACTTGGATAGTGGTAGTCCAGTCAACAGCACCAGAGGTTAACTTTAGTCATTTTGAGGGAAAATATCGAATCGTCTTGGCTGAAGGCTAAAGGCGGGGTGTTCCAGCTGACCTGCTGCGGCGTCTGCAATCCCTGTCAGCGATGGTCGTTGTTGGTGGAGGCGTGCTTATGTGCATTTGGTTCGCCGGCACGTAAGGCCACGCACAGTTGTAGCATCAGCTTCATGGTCACGAACAGTTCCTCTATTACAGCTTCGGTATGCCCTGATAAGTTCCTGACCTGACACTACAATATCCTCCGTCCACTGTGCAGTCGGTCTTGCTTGGCTGAAGGCACCTATAAGGGTATCATGGGCAAAGCCCGTGACAACCATCGAGGTCTGCCATGCCTCAAGTACTTGACCTCTAAGCGGGGTAATCGTTATCCACTAAATTGATGAATGAATACGCATGGGCAGTCATGGAATCTCTGTTCTGTTACCTCATCCTCTTGAGTATGTCCTCCACAGCTGTGCTGGTGTTAGAGTTGACATGCCACTTATCGGCTTCCACTAGAGCTCCGTGAGTAATTACCTCGAGCTGTCAGTCTACATGGCCTTCGAGTAACGGCTCGCTCTCAATACACACATGATTCCCATAAACTTTGAGTGGTTTGTGGGATTCGAAAGCATGCTAAACCAGGCTGAGGATCTTGACCTTTACGGCCACGCTCGCTTATGCACTCATCTCATCAGCCAACCCCATTCAGGACGAGGGCCGATGCATCCGCTCCTGGATGAGCCAACCAGCCGATATCTGCAAGATACGCAATTGGTCAGCCTACGCTCACCACCACTGAAATGACCAAAGGGGGAATGAAGAGTGGATAAGTCGACTTCCTGAGGGGTTGGCAAATGCACATTGTCACTCCTGGTGGGCGGTTAGGAGCACAGTGTGCAATCTCAAGGCCGTTACCTTCGACCTGTTATGGAGTACCTACCAGCCTCCGCTCGAAGAATGAGTGCAACGCACAGCCTTATCGATGGTTTTGCCGAGCTACCGCGCGGGAGTCGGCCAAgagggctggctggctggctggcttgtAAGAATGAGGGATCATGTGGGCGGCTAAGACTCCTTTGAAGGTCCCCAGCCTCATCTTCGTTCCCTTGTCCATCGCGGCCGAGTGAGTTATTATGAGATTCACATTGACGAGCAAAGCTGGTTCAAGGATAGCAACTGGTCAGAGGCCTTGAAGAACCTTTCATGGTTCTTCAAGCTCAATGACGATTTGACCGATCCTGGCTTCAGCCTAGGATGGTTGCTCAGCCACCAAACACTGCGGCCAGACAAGAGTCAGCCCCACAACCATCCGGGCAAGGACCTACACCCACTGCGTGTGTCGAAGTCAAAGAGTTGTTCGAGAGGCAGGATGATACCACCCGGATCACCATAACTCAGACACTACCCCGGACCTTGAGCACTCGAACCGCAACCGTGACGCTTCACGGTGGTATTCCAACAGAGCCGCCTCCACGTTCATCTGAAGGCGTCAGCAACCAGCAGCTTGGGGCAATCATCGGTGGTACGTGCGCTGCAATATTGACACTCTTGCTTCTTGGATGTTGGACTCTCAGAAGACGACGGAAGAACAAGACATCTGTCAAATCATCCCGCGGGGGCAATTCACCTTTGCCATCCCCGCCCCTGCGACCCTCTCCATGGTCTCCCCGATCATCAACCGGACCcggaggacggcaaggaccCAGGCGTCCCAGACATacttctccgtcttctccagGTGAAGACTTCTTGGACGACAAATATCCGCCACCTTCTCCAGACTTTGGGCCTCCAAGACCCCCTCCAACATACTCGAGACCCCCACCAGGTCCGATACATTCCCAGACATCGCCTGCTTCGGAGAATACCAGGCCACCTACATCGTCAGGCACAGGACATATACCTCATCCTCCAACAGCTCCGGTGTCAACAAAATATCCTCCCAGAGTTGTTCCTACGCGAGGCAACCAGAGGCCGTCGACAAACTACTCAGCATCATGGGTGCCACCACCCATCGACAGATCTGGCGTCTATCCAGCTCAGCCACATCCTAACTTTACGCTTCCCTCCAGGTCAAAGCCTCCTTCCACTTTTCAGCCTGGTCCGTTGAAGTCCGGCGTCACGGCGATGCCCCGAGGCGGACCATTGAGAGCAGGCACTGCTCCGACACCCAGGCCCAGCGTTTATATTCCAATTCCACCTCCTCCCCATCGTCCCAAGATTGTCACAGCTGATCCGGGAAGAATATCGGGATCCTCGAGCAAAATCAAACATGCACCTGGCTTTCCTGGTCACGGTCGTCCGGGAATGATTTCATCCATTGGCAACACCCCTCGAGTTCCAACATCTTTTCAACAACCTCCTAAACCAGTACTGCCGGCACCCTTCAGCGGGCTACACGGGGAGAAAAAGACGGTCAAGTTTCCTGACGTCCTGGAAGAGTCGATTCCCGAACTCCCCATTGAGTCCGACCTACCGTCACCCGAGCATAAGAAAGGGAGCAAAAAGTCAACGCCCATTCCACCATCACCCGGACAAAAAAGTCATTCGAATGGCGGGGGAAAGTCCACTTCTCCTGAGCTTCAAGATGACGATCACCCTAAGCTTCCAGATGAGCCGGCTGAGACAACACCCAAGTCCGAGGTCGCAGATGAGGCCAACGTTCAGACAAGCTCTCCCGTCGAATCCCCATCAGGCATGAAAAGCCCTGCTACCGGTTCACGGTCAAGAGTCCCATCGCCTGAAATTATCAACGTCGACCAAGAGCCCCAATTGGAAGGGTTGGCTGACCCTGTATCCAAATCTGACGATGTTGAGAAGGTCAACGCTCAGCCAAGCACCTCAGCGAGTCCCCGATCAGGATCACAGAGTCCTCCCTCTGGTGCCCATCCGATAACTCAATCGCCTACTGTAATTAACGTCAATCCTGAACCTCCGATCCACCAGGACTCGGGATCAGTGAGCCATACTGTGAAGCACAGCAAGCCTAGAGCCCCTAACACTCTCAAAAGCTTCCTCGAGGGTAAACCAAGAAGCCGAAGGTCCAGCTTCAGCGTCGCAAGTCACGCACAAACAGGCAAGAATTACACCCACCAGGGTCCGTCCGGTTCTTTGCTAACCGAAAGCGatgttttttgtttttgcaGCTCCTGTCACATACTCCTCTTATTCGCATTTCCAGCCGCCTCCAGCTCCGCCAACGACCACATTTCGACGCGCCCCACCTCTTCCTAGTGATGGTTACTACTACGGCCGGGACGAAATCCCGCATtatcctcatcctcctccatcgACTCACGCGGCAGAGGCGATTGTGACTGAACACGCCGAGCTGCCTCAACCAACGCCCGTTCGGGCAGCTggtcgagaaggacggcagaggaacaagaaaaagaacaagaacaagaccaCGTTTATGATCACGACTAGGGCACTTATTTACTTTTCcgggagggagggcgagAAAGACAATAGGAAACGGTCGCCgagtcggcgacgacaatATGAAAAGGATGGCTAGGATCAGGCAAACCAATTGCGGCAGCAACCGTTGCACACTCACACTGCGTCTTTATTTCTTCTATACCCAGTTTCCGTATATTGCTTCGTGGCAATTTGTAATTTTAGTTGCCAGCGTTTAGCGACTTGCGTGGACTTCGCTAGACTTTTCCAGCAGGACAATATGTCAGAGGACATGTAATGAATTAATTGCCGACTGCAATTAGTGGCGTCGTTTTCGCAACCACAATCATAAGCCTAACTCTACTTGTTACTGTGCCCTAGTAGTTAATGTACGAGATCTTTGCTTAGCATACTTTAGGGACCCTTGGGGTTTGATTCCTAGGATAAGCACTATTAAAAACCCCTAGATTCCAGAAACATGAACCTAGCTAGAAGGTTAACAGCCTGTTATTTGCTCCTTGCTGCGTGACTTGCAACTAGTGGGTGCTCTGGAAGATATCAGACGCCGTTGATTGATGATTGCAATTAACAGCGTTGTTTTGCGACTACATAATACTCACACAAAGTGCTTGAAACTACTGTAATTAAGCATAATTGACGTAATTATGCAGAGTCAACAAACAGGCGCGCTAGGGTAACTATTGTAGAAACATCTGGTTCTAAATCCCAAATTATTCTAGTTGTTATCCCCAGTGTTAAAGAACCACCCACTGGAGTCAGCAGCTGTCAGGCCGTCAACCAACTTTCTTATCATCAGCCGATTATAGTTCCTGTCAGTCTCACCTGACCTTTCAGTGTTATGCGGAACATCTCGACGCGCAAAAGGCTTTGTGTCATTCACTCAATCAAGGCAACTTCATCACCATGCCAACCGTTTTGAGGAAAGCCAGTTTGACGTCTCATTCGTGGCCTCATGCCGCAGCGGTGACCTTAATCCTTGACAGTATGGACGCGGCAAGCGCAAAATCTGCGGAACCATCCAATATCGCAAGGTCTCGGAAACTTAACGCAATGCGGACTTCCGTGCGGGACGGTGCGGCAGGGGCCACATCGAAAGTCAACGCGGCCCAGCGCCGAAAGCCAAGGCCGATCATCAGCTGAAACTCCAAAGAGACATTTAAGCAAGGTTTCTATGGCAAAGAATGGTCCAAAAGGCTACTGTTTGTGGTCTAAATAGTGCTGCGAGAAGGCTACCAGCCTACCATTACGGCTGGTCCGCTAAATAAGAACGGAAACCACATCGTGCTGCTCTCAGCCCATGCGGGAACGTTTGCTCTTCTATTTCCATGTGACTCAAGAAGCTCGGACGAATCTGTATCAAACTTTAACAACAGTCTGAATTTTGAGACGTTTGACATCAAACTACCGTTCACCATCGCCAGTCTGTGGCCTGTAGCGGCGCTCCGAGGTACACAGCCTGTCTTCCACGGAGAACTCAAGACGGAGATGGCAAGGTATGCACAAACCTTGTCAGGTGAACCAAGTCTTGGCATTCCCGCTTAGGAGTCGGATTGGGATTTTAATAAGTGTCCAGGTGTCCCGAATCCCGTAATCTTGCCTCGGGAATCATCGTTCGGTCGCATTTGAAAGGACACTCGGCTCGCCGTGTCCGAtccgccgtcatcatcaagTTACGTCTGCATCTGGAGATCGACAATGTCAGACCCTCTGGAACCTGAGTTGGAGCAACCGAAGCGAAACTCAAGGATGGTTGAGAAGTTCGACGAGGAGATCACGGTGACGGGCGTGGCTGAGCAGCCAAACGCCCCAAAGAACGATGTTTTTCGGAGCAAGTCTTACGAGTCGTCCGTCGGCGGGACCATTTTCGAGAGAAAGCTGTTGTACAAACTGGACATGAAGCTGATGGTTGCTATGTTCTTCCTCAACTTCTTGTCCCTCATGGGGCGGACGAACGTTGGGGCTGCCCTCATTCGCCAGCTGCCCCAGGATCTCAAGCTCGACGCGATGAAGGTTTTCATTGTATTGACCATGCCCGCGGCCCCGTTGATCTTGCTGGAGGTTCCCAGCAATCTTCTTATGCGTTTGTTGGATC includes these proteins:
- a CDS encoding Thermostable alkaline protease yields the protein MPAVSKPKAVDNTPEHSSLENRTNLSLQDFNRAIREASQIKEADPERAAELILDAMLWDVVKKLPRDDPGVVVAWHHLGECFFLMENYGEAERFYRQVFQARRSQKSPNSSMILRARQDLTASLIEIAKEEETRDVARSEKLYFEALGFAVESMNEEANDKRGEDIDDVLHCTKALLKNQDRKPLELAELNRTRFQAFVQIDDDMEDEELLDMQYHGIVATKHFTVELEDRKSGYEVYDTLQSRIREYGAEDPDQSETAVCIGEEVEDEWRKATGLLARKRWRRCLEQVRAEVRRDVLPRKKQIRDKWHLICRRLMAKQKWQRVLSEARKTARWNITCRRRLVMDQWNSLVQEALQRKRDEEENRKKEELKKLEEEEKKRKIEEDQKRKRDEEQKALEQEEERRKREIEEKRMAEEEERRRYEEKVRLEEEEEKRRDEENRLKRLDEEREQKMREKEFEDRQREEEEHAKQSAREAEEEEAMKREINMLQDLEIQQGISRTDTGYSEWSEPDTEPAFFDSESILSSIQNSEKWMKDFIRSRNTILSPQHDKNMERVRVTIIDTGLDRTHPFVIKRRWQDSRQAANKKVALFQDFVTENPSTEAIDEDGHGTFIAGIVLQLAPLVELSIARVATTRASLMKDPDAEGKVTKAIIHAITEWDTDIISMSFGFRTYKTQEFRAAIGRANWENKILFAAAGNFGNSKANVSFPARFPGVFKIFATDHQGGKCSFSPSPDLEKSYCFSILGHDVVSIWPEAMRDKDGETPLKVVDKKKSPGLWVAMSGTSFATPIAASVVAILYQFYDANKAEINLEPGLDFKTVDAVRAILLKMSMAPTADQHNYLNPWVGRDNYFNFSGEEKNGSVSFFAQMLRLCLGAWVK